In Shumkonia mesophila, the following are encoded in one genomic region:
- a CDS encoding DNA polymerase III subunit gamma/tau: MDDQLNPGQPASPASAAPAAAQATPYRVLARKYRPTTFSELIGQEAMVRTLTNAMKTGRLAHAFILTGVRGIGKTTTARLIARALNCVGPDGTGGPTIDPCGVCVHCKAIAEDRHMDVMEMDAASRTGVDDIREVIDGVQYRPTSARTKVYIIDEVHMLSKNAFNALLKTLEEPPAHVKFIFATTEVRKVPVTVLSRCQRFDLRRVDSGTLAAHFAGIAEKEGVTVAPGALQLIARAADGSVRDGLSLLDQAIAHCAGAIGEDEVRTMIGLVDRTRTFDLLETAMQGDARAGLDILADLYAGGADPAVIVEDMLELVHWLTRVKLVPAAADDPGMPEAERVRGRAMAETLSMAVLTRAWQMLLKGLSEVRHAPSPLQAAEMVLVRLVFAADLPSPADAVASLAGGGAAPARTGGAPSGGGGGSPVAAASQAAPSMPSASDRPRAAAVGGQASAGRDPLPQSVLAADPQKPDPATFADVVALTLADREMILHANLMSNLHLVRFEPGRIEFRPGEHAPGELAHDLSRFLNARTARRWVVTVSREAGQPTLRQQEEKAEASRRSEASQHPLVQAVMETFPGAEIEAVRNMGGAVPRGGFEAALDAPAEPDAEEPD, translated from the coding sequence CCAACGCCATGAAGACCGGGCGCCTGGCGCATGCCTTCATCCTCACCGGCGTGCGCGGTATCGGCAAGACCACCACGGCCCGCCTGATCGCCCGCGCGCTCAACTGCGTCGGGCCCGACGGCACCGGCGGCCCGACCATCGATCCCTGCGGCGTCTGCGTCCATTGCAAGGCCATCGCCGAGGATCGCCACATGGACGTGATGGAGATGGACGCCGCCAGCCGCACCGGCGTCGACGACATCCGCGAGGTGATCGACGGCGTGCAGTATCGGCCGACCTCGGCGCGCACCAAGGTCTACATCATCGACGAAGTGCACATGCTGTCGAAGAACGCCTTCAACGCGCTGCTGAAGACGCTGGAAGAACCGCCCGCCCACGTCAAGTTCATCTTCGCCACCACCGAGGTGCGCAAGGTGCCGGTGACGGTGCTGTCGCGCTGCCAGCGCTTCGACCTGCGCCGTGTCGATTCCGGCACCCTGGCCGCCCACTTCGCCGGCATCGCCGAAAAGGAGGGCGTGACGGTGGCGCCCGGCGCCCTGCAATTGATCGCGCGCGCCGCCGACGGCAGCGTGCGAGATGGCTTGAGCCTGCTCGACCAGGCCATCGCCCATTGCGCCGGCGCCATCGGCGAGGACGAGGTCAGGACCATGATCGGGCTGGTCGACCGCACCCGCACCTTCGACCTGCTGGAGACGGCGATGCAGGGCGACGCGCGGGCCGGCCTCGACATCCTGGCCGATCTCTATGCCGGCGGCGCCGACCCGGCGGTGATCGTCGAGGACATGCTTGAACTCGTCCACTGGCTGACCCGCGTCAAACTGGTGCCGGCCGCGGCCGACGACCCGGGCATGCCCGAGGCCGAACGGGTGCGCGGCCGCGCCATGGCCGAGACGCTGTCGATGGCGGTGCTGACCCGGGCCTGGCAGATGCTGCTCAAGGGGCTATCCGAGGTGCGCCACGCACCCTCGCCCCTGCAGGCGGCCGAGATGGTGCTGGTGCGCCTGGTCTTCGCCGCCGACCTGCCAAGCCCGGCCGATGCGGTGGCTTCGTTGGCCGGCGGGGGCGCCGCTCCGGCGCGGACCGGCGGCGCGCCGTCCGGTGGCGGTGGCGGCTCTCCCGTGGCAGCGGCTTCGCAGGCGGCGCCGTCGATGCCCTCCGCCTCCGACCGGCCACGCGCCGCGGCGGTGGGGGGGCAGGCCAGCGCCGGACGGGATCCGCTGCCGCAGAGCGTTCTTGCGGCCGACCCCCAGAAGCCCGATCCGGCCACCTTCGCCGACGTCGTCGCGCTGACCCTGGCGGATCGCGAGATGATCCTGCACGCCAACCTGATGTCGAACCTGCACCTGGTGCGGTTCGAGCCGGGGCGCATCGAATTCCGTCCGGGCGAACACGCGCCGGGCGAACTGGCTCACGACCTGTCCCGGTTCCTCAACGCCCGCACGGCCAGGCGCTGGGTGGTCACGGTCTCGCGCGAGGCGGGGCAGCCGACGCTCCGCCAGCAGGAGGAAAAGGCCGAGGCCTCGCGCCGCTCGGAAGCGTCCCAGCATCCGCTGGTTCAGGCGGTCATGGAAACCTTCCCCGGGGCCGAGATCGAGGCGGTGCGCAACATGGGCGGCGCGGTCCCCCGCGGCGGCTTCGAGGCCGCCCTCGACGCCCCGGCCGAGCCGGACGCCGAGGAACCGGACTGA